One genomic region from Maledivibacter sp. encodes:
- a CDS encoding Crp/Fnr family transcriptional regulator → MYTKWIDSLRKVKLFKGIENDELIDMLICLSPRISLYKKKEYVTIANDEFTGIGILVEGNVIVTKENAAGDRIIMAKLEEGDLFGEMIAFSNYGKWPATVIAQTNCTIIFLPSHKIIGNCPRMCRGHKFLIQNMLTLVSQKALGLNRKMEYLTIKSIRGKISTYLLEQYNRHSEQTFMISLKRNELAEFLNVSRPSLSREMIKMKDEGIIDFYKSSFKIIDIERLKKSI, encoded by the coding sequence ATGTACACAAAATGGATAGATTCTTTAAGAAAAGTAAAATTATTTAAAGGTATTGAAAATGATGAACTAATTGATATGCTTATTTGTTTATCACCAAGGATATCTTTATATAAAAAGAAAGAATATGTAACCATAGCAAATGACGAATTCACAGGGATTGGTATATTAGTTGAGGGAAATGTGATAGTAACCAAAGAAAATGCTGCTGGAGATAGAATAATTATGGCGAAATTAGAAGAGGGTGATTTGTTTGGTGAAATGATAGCCTTTTCCAATTATGGCAAATGGCCTGCAACTGTTATTGCCCAGACCAATTGTACAATAATATTTCTACCCTCCCATAAGATTATTGGTAATTGTCCAAGAATGTGTAGAGGACACAAGTTTCTAATACAAAATATGCTAACTTTGGTATCTCAAAAAGCCCTAGGACTTAATAGGAAAATGGAATACTTGACCATAAAAAGTATAAGGGGAAAGATAAGTACCTATCTATTAGAGCAATACAATAGGCATAGCGAACAAACCTTCATGATATCCTTGAAACGAAATGAATTAGCTGAATTTCTAAACGTATCTAGACCATCCCTATCAAGGGAAATGATTAAAATGAAAGACGAGGGAATAATTGATTTTTACAAATCATCCTTTAAAATAATTGATATTGAAAGATTAAAAAAAAGCATATAG
- a CDS encoding SPFH domain-containing protein codes for MPIANFIIPGIIVAVIIILVVSILSMWRKVPQDKALIVTGLKKRVISGGGGMVIPLFERTDIISLENMKIDVRTEGALTEQGVDIIVDGVTVIKVKSDEESIYSAVEQFNTGKEANTINFIKATAKDVLEGKLREIISKMTVEEIYKDREKFASQVQEVAALDLASMGLEIKAFTIKDISDVNGYLKALGKKRIAEVKRDAEIAEANAKAEKDIQTAEAEKHSKINTAVANKEGEKARIEAETEIAEFNKNKELKVQAYKKEQETEKAKADLAYIIEENRVKQEVTETEMAVELLKKDKETEVAEKEALRKERELEASVKKQAEAQKYKQIQEAEARSRAMTLEAEAHKFKVIQESEAKSQMIKLEGQAKAEAIRLEGQAEAEVIKQKGKAEAEAMFEKAEAFKQYNEAAVIQMLVEKLPDIAKSMAEPLAKTEKIVIVDNGGEGKSSGASKVSGYVTNMISQVPETVEAITGINLLELLKKSPCKEIAKLEESNINEEIVAKSEEVIEAEEIS; via the coding sequence ATGCCGATTGCAAACTTTATTATTCCAGGTATTATAGTAGCTGTAATTATTATTTTAGTTGTAAGTATTTTAAGTATGTGGAGAAAAGTACCTCAGGATAAGGCTTTGATAGTTACTGGTTTGAAAAAGAGAGTTATTTCTGGGGGCGGGGGAATGGTTATTCCTTTATTTGAACGTACAGATATAATTTCTCTAGAAAACATGAAGATTGATGTTCGTACTGAAGGGGCACTAACAGAACAAGGTGTTGACATAATAGTTGATGGAGTTACCGTTATAAAAGTTAAGTCCGATGAAGAATCTATATATTCTGCTGTAGAGCAGTTTAATACTGGTAAAGAAGCCAATACTATAAACTTTATCAAGGCCACAGCTAAGGACGTTCTTGAAGGTAAGCTTCGTGAAATCATTTCAAAGATGACAGTGGAAGAAATATATAAGGATAGAGAAAAATTTGCTTCCCAAGTTCAAGAGGTTGCTGCACTAGACCTTGCCAGCATGGGATTAGAAATAAAAGCATTTACGATAAAAGATATATCCGACGTGAATGGTTATCTTAAGGCCCTAGGTAAGAAGAGAATTGCAGAGGTAAAGAGAGATGCAGAGATTGCTGAAGCAAACGCAAAGGCTGAAAAGGACATCCAAACTGCAGAGGCTGAAAAACACTCTAAAATAAATACTGCTGTGGCTAATAAGGAAGGAGAAAAAGCTAGGATCGAAGCGGAAACTGAAATAGCAGAGTTTAATAAAAATAAAGAGTTAAAGGTTCAAGCCTATAAAAAAGAACAGGAAACTGAAAAAGCTAAGGCTGACCTTGCTTATATCATCGAGGAAAACAGAGTTAAGCAGGAAGTAACTGAAACCGAAATGGCTGTTGAGCTTTTGAAGAAGGATAAAGAAACGGAAGTAGCTGAAAAAGAAGCACTTAGAAAAGAACGTGAGCTTGAAGCAAGCGTTAAAAAGCAAGCCGAAGCTCAAAAATATAAGCAAATACAAGAAGCTGAAGCTAGATCAAGGGCTATGACCTTAGAAGCAGAGGCCCATAAGTTTAAAGTGATACAGGAATCCGAGGCTAAATCACAGATGATCAAGCTTGAAGGTCAAGCAAAGGCTGAAGCCATAAGACTGGAAGGTCAAGCTGAAGCTGAGGTCATCAAACAAAAAGGTAAAGCTGAAGCCGAAGCAATGTTTGAAAAGGCCGAGGCATTTAAGCAATATAATGAAGCAGCTGTTATACAGATGTTAGTTGAGAAATTACCAGATATAGCTAAGAGTATGGCTGAACCTCTTGCAAAAACAGAGAAAATTGTTATTGTTGATAACGGTGGTGAGGGTAAATCATCGGGGGCATCAAAGGTATCTGGCTATGTTACAAATATGATATCTCAGGTTCCCGAAACCGTAGAAGCTATCACAGGAATTAATTTATTAGAATTATTAAAAAAGAGCCCATGTAAGGAAATCGCTAAGCTTGAAGAAAGTAATATAAATGAAGAAATAGTAGCTAAATCTGAAGAAGTTATTGAGGCAGAAGAAATAAGTTAA
- a CDS encoding ATP-binding cassette domain-containing protein: MMLIQFNNINLSFDDKKVFENFNMRIIEGEKVLLKAPSGKGKSTLLKMLLGFQKFDSGEIIFDDRMLNRNNLPYFRRNIGYVSQDVDMRNTKVWDFILEVFSYKYNGHIQIDKDKVLSMFNYFKLPLDTINKEISQLSGGERQRLGLIVCILMDRKVWLLDEIASGLDKDTKEIVVDYVLKQDKTIIIISHDTIWSQNGAVKIKEW, from the coding sequence ATGATGTTGATCCAGTTTAATAATATAAACTTGAGCTTTGATGATAAGAAAGTATTTGAAAATTTTAATATGAGGATTATTGAAGGGGAAAAAGTACTCTTAAAGGCACCATCGGGAAAAGGAAAATCAACATTGTTGAAAATGCTTTTAGGTTTTCAAAAATTTGATAGTGGAGAAATAATATTTGATGATAGGATGCTTAATAGGAACAATCTTCCATATTTTCGTAGAAACATAGGGTATGTAAGTCAAGATGTAGATATGAGAAACACAAAAGTTTGGGATTTTATACTTGAAGTATTTTCCTATAAATATAATGGACATATACAAATTGATAAAGACAAGGTTCTAAGTATGTTCAATTATTTTAAGCTGCCGTTAGATACAATAAATAAAGAAATTAGCCAGCTTTCTGGCGGAGAAAGGCAAAGGCTAGGTTTGATTGTATGTATACTAATGGATAGAAAAGTATGGCTTTTGGATGAAATTGCCTCTGGATTGGATAAAGATACAAAGGAAATAGTAGTGGATTATGTTTTAAAGCAGGATAAAACCATTATAATAATATCCCATGATACTATTTGGAGTCAAAATGGTGCCGTTAAAATAAAGGAGTGGTAA
- a CDS encoding helix-turn-helix transcriptional regulator has translation MKIDKSLVSGSTTMLILKLLSSEDMYGYQMIEQLELRSENVFTLKAGTLYPLLHKLEQQGILISYEKKAENQKQRKYYSITDTGKGLLDKKRQEWSTYTEGVNKVLGGINFETF, from the coding sequence ATGAAAATTGATAAAAGTTTAGTATCTGGAAGTACAACAATGTTAATCCTCAAACTTTTAAGCAGCGAAGATATGTATGGATATCAAATGATTGAACAACTGGAACTTCGCTCTGAGAATGTCTTCACCCTAAAAGCAGGTACATTGTATCCTCTTCTTCACAAACTAGAACAACAAGGAATCCTGATTTCCTACGAAAAAAAAGCCGAGAATCAGAAGCAGCGTAAATACTATAGTATTACAGATACGGGAAAAGGGCTATTAGATAAAAAGCGTCAGGAATGGTCTACCTATACCGAGGGGGTAAATAAAGTTTTAGGAGGTATTAACTTTGAAACATTCTAA
- a CDS encoding DUF421 domain-containing protein produces the protein MPFLLKPIVLYIVAVILLRITGRRSIAQMTISQTILIISLGDIIVEPFADKDVKKAITVAIIFSILLILFEVFEYHFKGFKKVAVGREKVIVKDGVINKENMKKLRFTNDELYSRMRQEGIDKIGYLKRATLEPNGELGYELTKAAQPITVEDMEFILNKILNKYEGTTEHIDLVKELENKDK, from the coding sequence ATGCCCTTTTTATTAAAGCCCATTGTTCTTTATATTGTAGCAGTAATTTTACTTAGAATAACTGGCAGACGATCAATTGCTCAGATGACTATTTCACAAACCATCTTGATTATTTCCTTAGGGGATATAATCGTTGAGCCCTTTGCAGATAAAGATGTGAAAAAGGCCATAACCGTTGCTATTATTTTTTCTATTTTACTTATTCTATTTGAAGTTTTTGAATATCATTTTAAAGGGTTTAAAAAGGTTGCTGTGGGAAGAGAAAAAGTCATAGTAAAAGATGGTGTCATAAATAAGGAAAATATGAAAAAGCTAAGGTTTACAAATGATGAGCTATATTCTAGAATGCGACAAGAAGGAATAGATAAAATAGGATATTTAAAGCGAGCCACACTAGAGCCAAATGGAGAGCTAGGATATGAATTAACAAAGGCCGCCCAGCCAATCACCGTAGAAGATATGGAATTTATACTCAATAAGATACTCAATAAATATGAGGGAACTACAGAGCATATAGATTTAGTTAAGGAATTGGAAAATAAGGATAAATAA
- a CDS encoding peptide ABC transporter substrate-binding protein, with translation MKKSISILIVVVMIFGLVLSGCSNSTTSNSTPVDDNSNNEVSKDNKEQPKDEQVLNLEFADDMSSLNSTTMAESYANTIIMETQEMLVRMEGGSLKPAGAESWTTSEDGLKWTFKLRDFNWSDGTKVKAQDYAYAVQKMLDPTNACPNSAMFYFIKGAKEYNTSTGKAEDVSVKALDEKTVEFTLNYPVPYFLQLMNFANIVPVRKDIYEACGDTYGQDESKMIFSGPFVVKKWVKGSKIILEKNENYWDADKVKLQTAIINIVKEEPTKMKMFSTKNLDLVTEVKGEYNNVLREKSEAKEITAVEGYSPRSAEIIFNTQDKSGFFTNPKIRLAFSLAIDRDAYIKNIAKEDVAAYGWVPRALLLEDKEYRDVVDGPLKAVLDKDPKKLYLEGLKELGLDESKEQEVTFLLRNSSTKERSKGEFYQDQWEKKLGVKVNVDVASDNATFNQSVMKGTYQICQSGWGADYNDPMNFLEMFETGCGNNGPFFSNEEYDALIDKARKEGSRDKRFEIFENAEKILIAEQAAIAPISYAKKSSYIQNYVKGIELPSFGPKFELKNTYIEGK, from the coding sequence ATGAAAAAATCTATATCAATATTAATCGTGGTTGTTATGATATTTGGGCTAGTATTATCTGGTTGTAGTAATAGTACTACAAGTAATAGTACACCGGTAGATGACAATAGCAATAATGAAGTAAGTAAAGATAACAAAGAACAACCAAAAGATGAACAGGTTCTAAATCTTGAATTTGCCGATGATATGTCATCACTTAATTCAACGACTATGGCAGAATCCTATGCAAACACAATAATTATGGAAACCCAAGAGATGCTAGTAAGGATGGAGGGTGGAAGCTTGAAGCCGGCAGGAGCTGAGAGCTGGACAACTTCAGAGGATGGATTAAAGTGGACATTTAAGCTCAGAGATTTCAACTGGAGCGATGGAACGAAAGTAAAGGCTCAGGATTATGCCTACGCCGTACAAAAGATGCTTGATCCTACTAATGCTTGCCCAAATTCAGCTATGTTTTACTTTATAAAGGGAGCAAAAGAATATAATACAAGCACAGGTAAAGCTGAAGATGTTAGTGTAAAAGCTTTAGATGAGAAAACTGTGGAGTTTACACTTAACTATCCTGTACCATATTTCCTACAATTAATGAATTTTGCAAATATTGTTCCAGTTAGAAAAGATATATATGAAGCCTGTGGAGATACATATGGGCAAGATGAATCAAAGATGATATTCTCTGGCCCCTTTGTTGTTAAAAAGTGGGTTAAGGGTTCTAAAATAATACTTGAAAAAAATGAAAATTACTGGGATGCGGATAAAGTAAAGCTTCAGACAGCTATTATTAATATTGTTAAAGAAGAACCAACAAAAATGAAAATGTTCAGTACTAAGAATTTAGACCTAGTAACAGAAGTTAAGGGCGAATATAATAATGTTCTAAGGGAAAAGTCTGAGGCTAAAGAAATAACAGCTGTTGAAGGATATTCCCCAAGATCAGCAGAGATTATTTTCAACACACAGGATAAGTCAGGGTTCTTTACCAATCCCAAAATAAGATTGGCATTTTCATTGGCTATAGATAGAGACGCCTACATAAAAAATATTGCTAAGGAAGATGTGGCCGCTTATGGTTGGGTGCCAAGGGCATTATTATTAGAAGATAAAGAATATAGAGATGTAGTGGATGGCCCCCTAAAGGCAGTATTAGATAAAGATCCTAAGAAGCTTTATTTAGAGGGCTTAAAGGAATTAGGGTTAGATGAGAGTAAAGAGCAGGAGGTTACCTTCTTACTAAGAAACTCAAGTACAAAGGAAAGATCAAAGGGTGAGTTTTATCAAGACCAGTGGGAGAAAAAATTGGGAGTTAAAGTAAATGTAGATGTAGCTAGTGATAACGCGACCTTTAATCAATCAGTAATGAAGGGTACATACCAGATATGCCAGTCAGGATGGGGTGCAGATTATAATGATCCTATGAACTTCCTAGAGATGTTTGAGACTGGCTGTGGTAATAATGGTCCATTCTTCAGCAATGAAGAGTATGATGCACTTATAGATAAGGCAAGGAAAGAAGGAAGTAGAGATAAGAGATTTGAGATATTTGAAAATGCAGAAAAGATTTTGATTGCAGAGCAGGCTGCAATAGCTCCAATCTCTTATGCTAAAAAAAGTTCCTACATACAGAACTATGTTAAAGGAATAGAACTCCCTTCATTTGGCCCTAAATTTGAATTGAAGAATACCTATATTGAGGGAAAATAA
- a CDS encoding ABC transporter permease, translating to MNVNDISYLSIVSLLLLIVPIIMINHRLNIKANKKILYSIGRMVIQLSLVGIFLQHIFNINNSLINSVYLVLMIVVASFSAIKSCNFNVNKFIIPLFGAFIIPNVIVLIFFNTFVTRLENLFNAQYMITIGGMLLGNSLGGNIICINNFYKAIKQNKNEYFYSLSLSGNKLDALRPYFKNAILDSINPTIASIETIGLVALPGMMTGQILGGAIPLTAIKYQIAIMIAILIARYFSAILAIFFTALKAFDDYDILIV from the coding sequence ATGAATGTAAATGACATTTCTTATTTATCCATAGTTAGTTTATTGCTTCTTATAGTTCCAATAATTATGATAAACCATAGGTTAAATATTAAAGCAAACAAGAAAATATTATATTCTATAGGAAGAATGGTTATTCAGCTTAGTTTGGTAGGTATATTTCTTCAGCATATATTTAATATAAATAATTCCTTAATAAATTCTGTATATTTAGTTCTTATGATAGTGGTTGCTAGTTTTTCAGCAATCAAATCCTGTAATTTTAATGTAAATAAATTTATTATCCCACTATTTGGAGCCTTTATAATCCCAAATGTAATTGTGCTGATATTCTTTAATACTTTTGTTACAAGGCTGGAAAATTTGTTTAATGCCCAATATATGATTACTATTGGGGGAATGCTACTTGGTAATAGCTTAGGGGGTAATATTATATGTATAAATAATTTCTACAAGGCAATAAAGCAAAATAAAAACGAGTATTTCTATTCCCTAAGCCTTAGTGGAAATAAACTGGATGCCTTAAGACCATATTTTAAAAATGCTATTTTAGATTCCATAAATCCCACAATAGCATCTATAGAAACAATAGGTTTAGTGGCCCTACCCGGGATGATGACGGGACAGATTTTAGGGGGAGCTATACCTTTAACTGCAATAAAATATCAGATAGCAATAATGATAGCCATTTTAATAGCAAGGTATTTTAGTGCAATTTTGGCAATATTCTTTACGGCTCTTAAAGCATTTGATGATTATGATATTCTAATAGTTTAA
- a CDS encoding MFS transporter yields the protein MLKRIKRLNRTQMIYFCIIALTALGLGFSNNVMSNYFKEAYQVTPYQRGLIEFPRELPGALVIFAIAALSLFSDIRIAMLAQILSIIGISVLGFITPPFGIMLIFIFINSCGMHMFMPIQDSIGMSLIKDDNIGKRMGEYKGVTTTFTMISSVLVFIGFRTGFFSFTTKIKWIFVIAASILLIVLILLFYLEKFMGETIKSSKKVNFIFRKEYKYYYILVVMWGVQKQIMLVYGPWVLIDILNKRADTLAILSIIGSFIGMFFIPALGRWIDRFGLKKLLYVDALSFIFVYLIYGLLSAGFATGKLAVIGLPVLCAYALFIVDKMSTQMGMIRTIYLRSIAVKTSDITPTLSLGLSLDHIVSIICACLGGIVWSLWGPQYIFFLAASLSLVNLYVASKVQENKNNKCV from the coding sequence ATGCTAAAAAGGATTAAAAGACTCAATAGAACCCAGATGATTTATTTCTGCATTATTGCTCTTACTGCGTTGGGTTTGGGTTTTAGTAACAATGTAATGTCAAATTATTTTAAAGAAGCCTACCAGGTTACGCCATACCAAAGGGGATTAATTGAATTCCCAAGGGAATTACCCGGGGCACTTGTCATATTTGCTATTGCTGCGTTATCTTTATTTTCAGATATTCGCATTGCCATGTTGGCACAAATATTAAGTATTATAGGTATTTCAGTACTGGGTTTTATTACACCGCCCTTTGGTATCATGTTGATTTTTATATTTATTAACTCATGTGGAATGCATATGTTTATGCCTATTCAAGACAGTATAGGGATGTCACTGATTAAGGATGATAATATTGGTAAAAGAATGGGAGAATACAAGGGAGTTACAACAACATTCACAATGATTTCTAGCGTATTGGTATTTATAGGCTTTAGAACTGGATTTTTTAGCTTCACAACTAAAATAAAGTGGATATTTGTTATTGCAGCATCAATTTTACTGATAGTACTTATTTTACTTTTCTATTTAGAAAAGTTCATGGGAGAAACCATTAAAAGTAGTAAAAAAGTAAATTTTATTTTTAGAAAAGAATATAAATATTATTATATTTTAGTGGTTATGTGGGGTGTGCAAAAGCAGATCATGTTAGTCTATGGGCCATGGGTTCTGATTGATATTTTAAATAAAAGGGCTGATACACTTGCTATATTAAGCATAATCGGATCCTTTATTGGAATGTTTTTTATACCTGCACTTGGGAGATGGATCGATAGATTTGGGCTTAAAAAGCTTCTATACGTTGATGCACTATCCTTTATATTTGTTTATTTAATATATGGATTGTTGAGTGCCGGATTTGCAACAGGGAAATTAGCAGTTATAGGACTTCCAGTATTGTGTGCATATGCACTGTTTATAGTAGATAAAATGTCTACCCAGATGGGTATGATTAGGACTATTTATCTGCGTTCAATTGCGGTAAAAACTTCAGATATTACTCCTACATTATCCTTAGGACTCAGTCTAGATCACATAGTATCCATTATTTGTGCTTGTTTAGGAGGTATTGTATGGAGTTTGTGGGGACCACAATATATATTCTTTTTAGCAGCATCACTTTCTCTAGTGAACCTATATGTTGCTAGTAAGGTACAAGAAAATAAGAATAACAAGTGTGTTTAA
- a CDS encoding FtsW/RodA/SpoVE family cell cycle protein, translating into MKHSNNKEKFLDQVCELVRVKKMHKQIRKELNDHIEDQRDEYISRGMDRDEALIKSIEDMGDPLLVGKELNEAHKPLVEWSVLITTGLFLLISGIMQYMFSNIESISGNSQAVFFSKFLVYAPIGIMIFAVAYFFDYTLLRKYAWILYISYILLMIVIFMTSPMVYGSIFYAYYPSLLFIPIFSGLVYRLSHMKYLGILLSGIVCMPAFIIALGIPSISNTLILIISCLVILTSAIKSGLFRCDTKLGLSLVYIPTIITFISSIFIMIVQSPYRFNRLLSLFIWTQDANAEDYQMAIVRETIRNSRPFGSISIKNKPLEALLPGWNSDFSFTFLIGKLGYIPAIIVGALILFLLYRLYRISLSQKNILGKLLSLGCVSILTLQFVCSILFNIGFYIIITQAPPFLSYGSLSLVFTMGLLGLILSVYRRSNTVANTSLSPVLKNDIIYIDDGKLIINFKNKWFKKQNL; encoded by the coding sequence TTGAAACATTCTAATAATAAGGAAAAATTTTTAGATCAAGTTTGTGAATTAGTAAGAGTAAAAAAGATGCATAAGCAAATCAGAAAGGAGCTTAATGATCATATAGAAGACCAAAGAGATGAATACATATCAAGGGGAATGGATAGAGATGAGGCTTTAATTAAATCCATAGAAGATATGGGTGATCCCTTATTAGTTGGCAAAGAGCTAAATGAAGCCCATAAACCCTTAGTAGAGTGGTCTGTATTAATAACCACAGGACTTTTTCTTTTGATAAGTGGTATAATGCAATACATGTTCAGTAATATTGAGTCTATTTCTGGTAATAGTCAAGCAGTATTTTTTAGTAAATTTCTTGTATATGCTCCAATAGGAATTATGATATTTGCTGTGGCATATTTTTTTGATTATACTTTATTAAGGAAATACGCTTGGATACTTTACATATCTTATATATTGCTTATGATAGTAATATTTATGACTTCACCTATGGTATATGGATCAATATTTTATGCATATTATCCTTCGTTATTGTTTATTCCTATTTTTTCAGGCCTAGTATACAGACTTAGCCATATGAAGTATTTAGGAATTCTTCTTTCGGGAATAGTTTGTATGCCAGCATTTATTATAGCCCTTGGAATTCCATCTATTAGCAATACCCTTATATTAATTATTTCATGTTTAGTCATTCTTACTTCAGCAATTAAAAGTGGCTTATTTAGATGTGATACTAAATTAGGACTTAGCTTAGTTTATATACCTACAATCATTACTTTTATCTCAAGTATTTTTATTATGATAGTCCAATCCCCCTATAGATTTAATAGATTATTATCCCTATTTATTTGGACCCAGGATGCTAATGCAGAAGACTATCAAATGGCTATTGTAAGAGAAACTATTCGTAACTCTAGACCCTTTGGTTCCATATCTATTAAAAACAAACCTTTAGAAGCATTACTACCTGGATGGAATAGTGATTTTTCTTTCACCTTTCTAATAGGTAAATTAGGGTATATTCCTGCTATTATAGTAGGTGCTTTGATACTATTTCTTCTATATAGGCTATATAGGATATCTTTGAGTCAAAAAAATATCTTGGGCAAATTACTATCCCTAGGTTGTGTATCCATATTAACCCTACAATTTGTTTGCTCTATTCTATTTAACATAGGATTTTATATTATCATTACTCAAGCTCCTCCATTTTTATCCTATGGCTCCTTAAGCCTTGTCTTTACCATGGGGCTATTGGGATTGATTCTATCCGTATACAGAAGGAGCAATACTGTAGCTAATACCTCACTTAGTCCGGTACTGAAAAATGATATAATTTATATTGATGATGGAAAGCTTATTATTAATTTTAAAAATAAATGGTTTAAAAAGCAAAATCTATAA
- the hcp gene encoding hydroxylamine reductase, which produces MSMFCYQCQEAAKGTGCTLRGVCGKTDKVANIQDLMIYTLKGIALLDQQGKKIGVKFPKADHFIMNGLFMTITNANFNDEMFVEEIKKGLALREEMKQELKNQGVSLENLHDAATWAVDTDEAIKAKSESLEVGVLATENEDVRSLRELITYGVKGMAAYAEHAYNLGKEKVEIYAFMSKALAATLDDTLSADDLVALTLETGKFGVDTMAMLDAANTGAYGNPEITEVNIGTRNNPAILISGHDLKDLERLLEQTEGTGVDVYTHSEMLPAHYYPAFKKYDHFVGNYGNAWWKQKEEFETFNGPILFTTNCIVPPKAEHIERIYTTGATGFPGCKHIVADEKGVKDFSEIIDHAKKLDSPTEIETGKIVGGFAHNQVLALADKVVDAVKTGAIKKFFVMAGCDGRMKSRDYYTEFAEKLPKDTVILTAGCAKYRYNKLNLGDIGGIPRVLDAGQCNDSYSLAVIALKLKEVFELNDINELPIAYNIAWYEQKAVIVLLALLYLGVKNIHLGPTLPAFLSPNVAKVLADTFGIGGIGTVDEDIEMFMK; this is translated from the coding sequence ATGAGTATGTTTTGTTATCAATGTCAAGAAGCCGCAAAGGGAACGGGATGTACATTAAGGGGAGTTTGTGGTAAAACAGATAAAGTTGCTAATATTCAAGACTTAATGATTTACACTTTAAAGGGTATAGCTTTATTAGATCAACAAGGCAAAAAAATAGGAGTAAAATTCCCTAAAGCAGATCATTTTATTATGAATGGATTGTTTATGACTATAACAAATGCCAACTTCAATGATGAAATGTTTGTTGAAGAAATTAAGAAAGGCTTAGCATTAAGAGAAGAAATGAAGCAAGAGCTTAAAAACCAGGGTGTATCACTAGAGAATTTACATGATGCGGCGACATGGGCTGTTGACACAGATGAAGCCATAAAGGCAAAGTCAGAATCCCTAGAGGTTGGCGTATTAGCTACAGAAAATGAAGATGTTCGTTCACTTAGAGAATTAATAACATATGGAGTTAAGGGTATGGCTGCATACGCAGAGCATGCGTATAATTTAGGAAAAGAAAAGGTTGAAATATATGCATTCATGTCAAAGGCACTTGCAGCTACTTTAGATGATACATTAAGTGCAGATGACTTAGTGGCACTTACACTTGAAACTGGAAAATTTGGAGTAGATACAATGGCTATGTTGGATGCCGCTAATACAGGGGCCTATGGAAACCCAGAAATTACTGAAGTAAATATTGGAACTCGTAATAATCCAGCTATCCTTATTTCAGGCCATGATTTAAAGGATTTAGAGAGATTATTAGAGCAAACTGAAGGTACTGGAGTAGATGTATATACCCACAGTGAGATGTTACCAGCCCATTACTATCCAGCATTCAAAAAGTACGATCATTTTGTAGGAAACTATGGTAATGCATGGTGGAAGCAAAAAGAAGAATTTGAAACATTTAATGGACCAATACTATTCACTACTAACTGTATAGTACCTCCAAAAGCTGAACATATAGAAAGAATATATACTACTGGGGCAACAGGATTCCCAGGATGCAAGCATATAGTAGCTGATGAAAAGGGCGTTAAGGATTTCTCTGAAATTATAGACCATGCAAAGAAATTGGATTCACCAACAGAAATCGAAACAGGTAAGATCGTAGGAGGCTTTGCCCATAACCAAGTATTAGCTTTAGCTGATAAAGTAGTAGATGCAGTTAAAACTGGAGCTATTAAGAAGTTCTTTGTAATGGCTGGTTGTGATGGAAGAATGAAATCCAGAGACTACTACACAGAATTTGCTGAAAAGTTACCTAAGGATACTGTAATATTAACCGCAGGATGTGCTAAATACCGTTACAATAAGTTAAACCTTGGGGATATAGGCGGAATACCTAGAGTATTAGATGCTGGACAATGTAATGACTCATATTCATTGGCAGTTATAGCCCTTAAGCTTAAGGAAGTATTTGAGCTAAATGATATAAATGAATTACCAATAGCATATAATATAGCTTGGTATGAGCAAAAAGCTGTAATAGTTCTATTAGCATTATTATACCTTGGGGTGAAGAATATCCACCTAGGACCAACTTTACCGGCATTCTTATCACCAAATGTAGCGAAAGTATTGGCTGATACCTTTGGAATTGGTGGAATAGGAACTGTTGATGAAGATATAGAAATGTTTATGAAGTAA